One window of Gavia stellata isolate bGavSte3 chromosome Z, bGavSte3.hap2, whole genome shotgun sequence genomic DNA carries:
- the TMED7 gene encoding transmembrane emp24 domain-containing protein 7 → MPLRSSRAAGPWGRLPPLLLVVLAACAARASEITFELPDNAKQCFYEEIAQGTKCTLEFQVITGGHYDVDCRLEDPDGIVLYKEMKKQYDSFTFTASRNGTYKFCFSNEFSTFTHKTVYFDFQVGEDPPLFPSENRVTALTQMESACVSIHEALKSVIDYQTHFRLREAQGRSRAEDLNTRVAYWSIGEAIILLVVSIGQVFLLKSFFSDKRTTTTRVGS, encoded by the exons ATGCCGCTGCGGAGTTCCCGAGCCGCGGGGCCGTGGGGGCGGCTGCCGCCGTTGCTTCTGGTGGTGCTGGCGGCCTGCGCCGCGCGGGCCTCCGAGATCACCTTCGAGCTGCCCGACAACGCCAAGCAGTGTTTCTACGAGGAGATCGCCCAGGGCACCAAGTGCACCCTCGAGTTCCAG gtgATCACTGGAGGTCATTATGATGTTGACTGTCGGTTGGAAGATCCTGATGGCATTGTATTatacaaagaaatgaagaaacaataCGATAGCTTCACGTTTACTGCATCCAGAAATGGAACATATAAATTCTGCTTCAGCAACGAATTCTCTACTTTCACACACAAAACTGTGTACTTTGATTTCCAGGTTGGAGAAGATCCCCCACTGTTTCCTAGTGAGAACAGAGTAACTGCACTTACCCAG ATGGAGTCTGCGTGTGTTTCAATTCATGAAGCTTTGAAGTCTGTCATCGATTATCAGACTCACTTCCGCCTGAGGGAAGCGCAGGGCCgcagcagagcagaggattTAAACACAAGGGTGGCCTACTGGTCAATAGGGGAGGCAATCATTCTTCTTGTCGTTAGTATCGGGCAGGTATTTCTTCTCAAAAGCTTCTTCTCAGATAAGAGAACCACAACAACCCGTGTTGGATCATAA